One Methylobacterium sp. AMS5 genomic region harbors:
- a CDS encoding DUF3828 domain-containing protein — protein sequence MQRRAVLALALGLLAGPAFAQSATDPVETVRAFYAADDINAVRFYAKSLRALYERDQREAKGEVGRLGFAFHVNGQDTEPGFAKSLALASLSNEGDRAEVRATFRNGGPQELRYNLVREAGAWRIANVRSLKGETWDLVAILSAPLP from the coding sequence ATGCAGCGCCGCGCCGTCCTGGCCCTAGCCCTTGGGCTGCTCGCCGGTCCCGCCTTCGCGCAATCCGCGACCGACCCGGTGGAGACGGTGCGGGCCTTCTATGCGGCGGACGACATCAACGCGGTGCGCTTCTACGCCAAATCCCTGCGCGCGCTCTACGAGCGCGACCAGCGCGAGGCCAAGGGCGAGGTCGGGCGGCTCGGTTTCGCCTTTCACGTCAACGGCCAGGACACCGAGCCGGGTTTTGCCAAGTCGCTGGCGCTCGCCTCGCTTTCGAACGAAGGCGACCGGGCCGAGGTGCGGGCGACCTTCCGCAACGGCGGGCCGCAGGAACTGCGCTACAACCTCGTGCGCGAGGCCGGCGCGTGGAGGATCGCCAACGTTCGCTCGCTGAAGGGCGAGACCTGGGATCTCGTCGCCATCCTGTCGGCGCCGCTGCCATAG
- a CDS encoding nuclear transport factor 2 family protein, which yields MSRPPLPPFTDETAAQKARMAEDAWNSRDPERVALAYTTDSVWRNRAEFVKGREEIAAFLRRKWARELEYRLIKEVWAHQGNRIAVRFAYEWRDDSGQWFRSYGNENWEFDEAGLMRRRIASINDLPITEADRKYHWPLGRRPDDHPSLSDLGL from the coding sequence ATGTCGCGCCCCCCGCTTCCGCCCTTCACCGACGAGACCGCTGCGCAGAAGGCGCGCATGGCGGAGGACGCCTGGAACAGCCGCGACCCGGAGCGCGTCGCCCTCGCCTACACCACCGATAGCGTCTGGCGGAACCGCGCGGAGTTCGTGAAGGGGCGCGAGGAAATCGCCGCGTTCCTGCGCCGCAAGTGGGCGCGTGAGTTGGAGTACCGGTTGATCAAGGAAGTCTGGGCGCATCAGGGCAACCGGATCGCCGTGCGCTTCGCCTATGAGTGGCGCGACGACAGCGGCCAATGGTTCCGTTCCTATGGCAACGAGAACTGGGAGTTCGACGAGGCGGGCCTGATGCGTCGCCGGATCGCCTCCATCAACGATCTGCCGATCACGGAAGCTGACCGGAAGTATCACTGGCCGCTCGGCCGCCGCCCCGACGACCACCCGTCCTTGAGCGATCTGGGGCTGTAG
- a CDS encoding glycine--tRNA ligase subunit alpha yields the protein MPSDADLSPTRSFQGLILTLQRFWAAKGCVILQPYDMEVGAGTFHPATTLRALGPKPWKAAYVQPSRRPKDGRYGENPNRLQHYYQFQVILKPNPPNLQELYLASLEAIGVDLKLHDIRFVEDDWESPTLGAWGLGWECWCDGMEVSQFTYFQQVAGFECAPVAGELTYGLERLAMYVQGVENVYDLNFNGGEGDEKVTYGDVFLQAEQEYSRHNFEAADTAMLFRHFADAEKACRLYLEAGAPESEGAHHRIVQPAYDQCIKASHVFNLLDARGVISVTERQSYILRVRELAKACGAAWLKTEAGGHSGDRAAA from the coding sequence ATGCCGAGCGACGCCGACCTTTCGCCCACACGCTCGTTCCAGGGCCTGATCCTCACCCTGCAGCGCTTCTGGGCGGCCAAGGGTTGCGTGATCCTCCAGCCCTACGACATGGAGGTCGGCGCCGGCACCTTCCATCCGGCCACGACCCTGCGGGCCCTTGGCCCGAAGCCCTGGAAGGCGGCCTATGTGCAGCCCTCCCGGCGGCCGAAGGATGGGCGCTACGGCGAGAACCCGAACCGGCTGCAGCACTACTACCAGTTTCAGGTGATCCTGAAGCCGAACCCGCCGAACCTTCAAGAGCTCTACCTTGCCTCGCTGGAGGCGATCGGCGTCGATCTCAAGCTCCACGACATCCGCTTCGTCGAGGACGATTGGGAGAGCCCGACGCTCGGCGCCTGGGGGCTGGGCTGGGAGTGCTGGTGCGACGGGATGGAGGTGAGTCAGTTCACCTACTTCCAGCAGGTCGCAGGCTTCGAATGCGCGCCGGTCGCCGGCGAGCTGACCTACGGCCTGGAACGCCTCGCGATGTACGTGCAGGGCGTCGAGAACGTCTACGATCTCAATTTCAACGGCGGCGAGGGTGACGAGAAGGTCACCTACGGCGACGTCTTCCTTCAGGCCGAGCAGGAATATTCGCGGCACAACTTCGAGGCCGCGGACACGGCGATGCTGTTCCGCCACTTCGCCGACGCGGAGAAGGCCTGCCGCCTCTACCTCGAAGCCGGCGCCCCCGAGAGCGAGGGCGCGCACCACCGCATCGTGCAGCCGGCCTACGACCAGTGCATCAAGGCGAGCCACGTCTTCAACCTGCTCGACGCCCGCGGCGTGATCTCGGTCACCGAGCGTCAGAGCTACATTCTGCGCGTGCGCGAGCTGGCCAAGGCCTGCGGCGCCGCATGGCTGAAGACCGAGGCCGGCGGCCATTCCGGTGACCGGGCGGCGGCCTGA
- a CDS encoding acyltransferase, with amino-acid sequence MFGALRLFLAITVILSHFAGDVYYKHFGYYAVRVFFILSGFAITAALNEVYAFDLKRFWANRALRLLPLYYLVLMATLATILVLPIETARFTSDWAAPNLNELWLNLALLPMMNWAHAFRVVMPAWSIAVEILMYIYLALGCARRKSYAALMFAAAVAFHTLSFLDESGWDIRYFSPHSAALGFSIGALIYFQRRENRLRVPPRAILPLLLLWLANTVGGGWILSDDYARLEGFYLNSIIGAALIAALADWRPAAVLQALDRYLGELAYPAFLSHWLVGFAVALAFFGTDARGTGFALAAILASLVVATFMAALNERWVEPLRRKIRRGEKVTQSPLPDTRDLGAAGA; translated from the coding sequence ATGTTCGGAGCACTCCGCCTCTTTCTGGCTATCACGGTAATCCTGAGCCACTTCGCCGGAGACGTGTACTATAAGCATTTCGGCTACTATGCCGTCCGCGTCTTCTTCATTCTGTCCGGTTTTGCCATCACGGCCGCGTTGAATGAGGTCTACGCCTTCGACTTGAAGCGATTCTGGGCGAACCGCGCGCTGCGTCTGCTGCCGCTCTACTATCTGGTCCTGATGGCGACGCTCGCCACCATTCTGGTCCTGCCGATCGAGACGGCCCGGTTCACGAGCGACTGGGCGGCCCCGAACCTCAACGAACTGTGGCTCAATCTCGCCCTGCTGCCGATGATGAATTGGGCTCACGCGTTCCGCGTCGTCATGCCGGCGTGGTCCATCGCGGTCGAAATCCTGATGTACATCTACCTCGCGCTCGGATGCGCGCGCCGGAAATCCTACGCCGCCCTGATGTTCGCAGCCGCAGTCGCATTCCATACCCTGAGCTTCCTCGATGAAAGCGGCTGGGACATCCGCTACTTCAGTCCGCATTCCGCGGCCCTGGGCTTCTCGATCGGTGCCCTGATCTACTTCCAGCGCAGGGAAAACCGGCTGAGGGTCCCGCCCCGGGCGATCCTTCCCCTGCTGCTGCTGTGGCTGGCCAACACGGTCGGCGGCGGCTGGATTCTCTCCGACGACTACGCCCGACTCGAAGGGTTCTATCTCAACAGCATCATCGGCGCCGCTCTCATTGCCGCCCTCGCGGACTGGCGCCCGGCGGCGGTGTTGCAGGCCCTGGACCGATATCTGGGTGAGTTGGCCTACCCCGCCTTCCTGTCCCATTGGCTGGTCGGCTTCGCCGTGGCACTGGCCTTCTTCGGGACCGACGCGCGGGGAACCGGCTTCGCGCTCGCCGCGATCCTCGCCTCGCTGGTGGTCGCCACCTTCATGGCGGCCTTGAACGAGCGCTGGGTCGAGCCCCTGCGCCGAAAGATTCGGCGAGGAGAGAAGGTCACCCAATCACCTTTACCCGATACTCGGGACCTCGGCGCAGCCGGGGCGTAG
- a CDS encoding S49 family peptidase, protein MPLTVPTWMRRLLPRRFRETPARVAVVRLSGAIGAVSPIRPGLSIGTVAPSLERAFTMPGLSAVALVINSPGGSPVQSHLIYRRIRALAVEKEIKVFAFVEDAAASGGYMIACAADEIVADPASLVGSIGVVSAGFGFDRLIERIGIDRRVHTQGEAKAMLDPFRPENPQDIARLKEIQADVQALFSGLVRERRPMLDASRDLFTGAVWTGRQALDLGLVDALGDLRGTLRARYGEKVDLRLVAENRGSWLARLLRRAGPGQTAAGLPDALIAAVEERAAWARLGL, encoded by the coding sequence ATGCCGCTGACCGTCCCGACCTGGATGCGCCGCCTCCTGCCCCGCCGCTTCCGTGAGACCCCGGCGCGGGTCGCCGTGGTGCGTCTGAGCGGGGCGATCGGTGCCGTCTCGCCGATCCGGCCGGGCCTTTCCATCGGCACGGTGGCGCCGAGCCTGGAGCGTGCCTTCACCATGCCGGGCCTGTCGGCGGTGGCGCTCGTCATCAATTCCCCCGGCGGATCGCCGGTGCAGTCGCACCTGATCTACCGGCGCATCCGGGCGCTGGCGGTGGAGAAGGAGATCAAGGTCTTCGCCTTCGTGGAGGATGCCGCGGCCTCCGGCGGCTACATGATCGCCTGCGCCGCCGACGAGATCGTCGCCGATCCCGCCTCGCTCGTCGGCTCCATCGGCGTGGTCTCGGCCGGTTTCGGTTTCGACCGGCTGATCGAGCGCATCGGCATCGATCGCCGCGTCCACACCCAGGGCGAGGCGAAGGCGATGCTCGACCCGTTCCGCCCGGAAAACCCGCAGGACATCGCCCGGCTGAAGGAGATCCAGGCCGACGTGCAGGCCCTGTTCTCCGGCCTCGTACGCGAGCGCCGGCCGATGCTCGACGCCAGCCGCGATCTGTTCACCGGCGCGGTCTGGACCGGGCGGCAGGCGCTCGATCTCGGCCTCGTCGATGCGCTCGGCGACCTGCGCGGCACCCTGCGCGCCCGCTACGGCGAGAAGGTCGACCTGCGGCTCGTGGCCGAGAATCGCGGTTCCTGGCTCGCCCGCCTGCTCCGCCGCGCCGGTCCGGGCCAGACGGCCGCCGGACTCCCCGATGCGCTGATCGCGGCGGTGGAGGAGCGTGCCGCCTGGGCGCGATTGGGCCTTTAA
- a CDS encoding PhoX family phosphatase: MSDTPDAPTLDAVIAQRFSRRDLMRGSLAAALAAGMAPQAVAADVSAFDFPELTVGVDEHLHVAEGYEARPLLRWGDPLFPDAPDFDPRKQSARGQERQFGYNNDFVGFIPLDAAGQRGLLVVNHEYTNAELMFPGLGAADRKGVIAALSPEQVAVEMAAHGGSVVEIACEAEGWRPVIGSPYTRRITAETPIALTGPAAGHPRLMTEADPSGRRVLGMINNCSGGVTPWGTWLSGEENINYYFSGVLPAGHAEAGNAKAIGLGSPQYAWSRFHPRFDLAQAPNEPNRFGWVVEIDPFDPSSTPKKRTALGRFKHEGAAGARSLDGRYVVYLGDDERFQHVYRFVSEGRVQTERADNADLLDSGTLSVARFAPDGTGRWLALVHGVNGLDAGNGFASQADVLIETRRAAKRLGATPMDRPEDIEANPRTGRVYVMLTNNGKRTADQEEPANPRGPNAFGHVIEIVPDGTDHAAETFRWEVLVRCGDPAKPEVKASFSALTTKNGWFGMPDNCTVDGRGRLWIATDGNNRRATGRADGIWAVETDGPRRGTARHFLRVPVGAEMCGPCFTPDDATFFVAVQHPGEPDEEGALGSYEKPSTRWPDFSPDLPPRPSVVAVRRRGGGRIG; encoded by the coding sequence ATGTCCGACACGCCCGACGCTCCGACCCTCGATGCGGTGATCGCGCAGCGCTTCTCCCGGCGCGACCTGATGCGCGGCTCGCTGGCCGCCGCACTCGCCGCGGGAATGGCGCCGCAGGCTGTCGCTGCCGATGTCTCTGCCTTCGACTTCCCCGAACTCACCGTCGGCGTCGATGAGCATCTGCACGTGGCCGAGGGCTACGAGGCCAGGCCCCTGCTGCGCTGGGGCGACCCGCTGTTTCCCGATGCGCCGGACTTCGATCCGCGCAAGCAGAGCGCGCGGGGGCAGGAGCGTCAATTCGGCTACAACAACGACTTCGTCGGCTTCATCCCGCTCGACGCGGCGGGCCAGCGTGGCCTGCTCGTGGTCAACCACGAATACACCAATGCCGAGCTGATGTTTCCCGGCCTCGGGGCTGCCGACCGCAAGGGCGTGATCGCCGCCCTGAGCCCGGAACAGGTTGCGGTCGAAATGGCCGCCCATGGCGGCTCGGTGGTCGAGATCGCCTGCGAGGCGGAAGGCTGGCGCCCGGTGATCGGCTCGCCCTACACGCGGCGCATCACGGCGGAGACGCCGATCGCCCTGACCGGTCCGGCGGCGGGTCATCCCCGCCTCATGACCGAGGCCGACCCGAGCGGCCGGCGCGTGCTCGGCATGATCAACAACTGCTCCGGCGGTGTCACGCCCTGGGGCACGTGGCTCTCGGGCGAGGAGAACATCAACTACTACTTCTCCGGAGTTCTCCCCGCCGGACATGCGGAGGCCGGCAATGCGAAGGCGATCGGCCTGGGCAGCCCGCAATATGCCTGGAGCCGCTTCCATCCGCGCTTCGATCTCGCGCAGGCGCCCAACGAGCCGAACCGGTTCGGCTGGGTGGTCGAGATCGATCCCTTCGATCCGTCCTCGACCCCGAAGAAGCGTACGGCGCTCGGCCGGTTCAAGCATGAGGGTGCGGCGGGTGCGCGTTCGCTCGACGGGCGCTACGTCGTCTATCTCGGCGACGACGAGCGCTTTCAGCACGTCTACCGCTTCGTCAGCGAGGGCCGGGTGCAGACCGAGCGCGCGGACAATGCCGACCTTCTCGATTCCGGCACGCTCAGCGTGGCCCGGTTCGCGCCCGATGGCACCGGTCGCTGGCTGGCGCTGGTGCACGGCGTGAACGGGCTCGATGCGGGCAACGGTTTCGCCAGCCAGGCCGACGTGCTGATCGAGACCCGCCGCGCTGCCAAGAGGCTCGGCGCCACGCCGATGGACCGGCCCGAGGATATCGAGGCGAACCCGCGCACCGGCCGCGTCTACGTGATGCTGACCAACAACGGGAAGCGCACCGCCGATCAAGAGGAGCCCGCCAACCCGCGCGGCCCCAACGCCTTCGGCCACGTCATCGAGATCGTCCCCGACGGCACCGACCATGCGGCCGAGACCTTCCGCTGGGAGGTGCTGGTGCGCTGCGGCGACCCGGCCAAGCCCGAGGTGAAGGCGAGCTTTTCCGCGCTCACCACCAAGAACGGGTGGTTCGGCATGCCCGACAACTGCACCGTCGACGGGCGCGGCCGCCTCTGGATCGCCACCGACGGCAACAACCGCCGCGCCACCGGCCGGGCCGACGGCATCTGGGCGGTGGAAACGGACGGCCCGCGCCGGGGCACTGCGCGCCACTTCCTGCGGGTGCCGGTGGGCGCCGAGATGTGCGGCCCCTGCTTCACCCCCGACGACGCGACCTTCTTCGTCGCCGTCCAGCATCCCGGCGAGCCCGACGAGGAGGGCGCCCTCGGCTCCTACGAAAAGCCCTCGACCCGCTGGCCGGATTTTTCGCCCGATCTGCCGCCGCGACCGTCCGTCGTGGCGGTGCGGCGGAGGGGGGGCGGACGGATCGGGTGA
- a CDS encoding TetR/AcrR family transcriptional regulator, giving the protein MARTVAERSDVLPMLAEVFREHGYEGASLSLISKATGLGKGSLYHFFPGGKEEMAGAVLAEIDGWFEANVFRLLREAEDPAAAVAAMFATVADYFRSGRRVCLVGALSLSDARDRFAGRLRDYFARWVEALAEALERAGHSSASAGMLAEEAVGGIQGAVVLARALDRPDVFERILAGLRARCLAHP; this is encoded by the coding sequence GTGGCCCGTACCGTCGCCGAACGGTCCGACGTGCTGCCGATGCTCGCGGAGGTCTTTCGCGAGCACGGCTACGAGGGCGCGAGCCTGTCGCTGATCTCGAAGGCGACGGGTCTCGGCAAGGGCAGCCTCTACCACTTCTTTCCCGGCGGGAAGGAGGAGATGGCAGGCGCCGTGCTCGCCGAGATCGACGGCTGGTTCGAGGCCAACGTCTTCCGCCTCCTGCGGGAGGCGGAAGACCCCGCGGCGGCCGTGGCGGCAATGTTTGCGACGGTCGCCGACTATTTCCGCTCCGGCCGCCGGGTCTGCCTCGTCGGGGCCCTGAGCCTGAGCGATGCCCGCGACCGTTTCGCGGGCCGTCTCAGAGACTACTTCGCCCGTTGGGTCGAAGCCCTTGCCGAGGCGCTGGAACGAGCGGGACATTCCTCGGCGTCGGCCGGCATGCTCGCCGAAGAGGCCGTCGGCGGCATCCAGGGGGCGGTGGTGCTGGCCCGCGCCCTCGACCGGCCGGACGTGTTCGAGCGGATCCTGGCGGGATTGCGGGCGCGATGCCTCGCCCACCCCTGA
- a CDS encoding DUF2007 domain-containing protein, with the protein MKELIRSNDIVLIGFARSLLEEAGVPLFVADEHMSALEGSIGMFGRRLLVPDDHAPQARRILIDAGLSAELRDAP; encoded by the coding sequence GTGAAGGAACTGATCCGCAGCAACGACATCGTCCTGATCGGCTTCGCGCGTTCGCTTTTGGAAGAGGCGGGCGTCCCGCTCTTCGTCGCCGACGAGCATATGAGCGCGCTGGAAGGATCGATCGGCATGTTCGGCCGGCGCCTGCTGGTGCCCGACGACCATGCGCCGCAGGCCCGCCGCATCCTGATCGATGCCGGCTTGTCCGCCGAACTGCGCGACGCGCCCTGA
- a CDS encoding helix-turn-helix transcriptional regulator, protein MIDACYAAAVEPETWSDALDGIADAVGARGAVIVSHDPARTAQTLASERIADVNLDYGVGGWWQHDTRIRLGRERGIMRPGTVTVDEMYLTAEEKRADPFFQHFIDRHRLGNLCAYVGADPMDRHTLSFSAPRDVRKGPFEGAEIERLGLVGPHVIRAFRLTALVGEMRREAEGLTSALERMRAGIVVLDARGRVRLVSPVAERLAAGYLALRTGAEPEAAEPADGARFDRFLADALPVRIGPRQDTILLRRRGGGRPLYVEALPLRGADPFPVAGAGLGGGVVLLLRDLLAPSTRPIEPLLEQLGLTRAEARVAALVGRGAAPREVAEQLAVGESTVRSQLKAVYGKLAIRRQSELAVFITRLDSL, encoded by the coding sequence TTGATCGACGCGTGTTACGCGGCGGCCGTCGAACCCGAGACGTGGTCTGACGCGCTCGACGGGATCGCCGATGCGGTCGGGGCCCGCGGTGCGGTGATCGTCTCGCACGATCCCGCGCGCACGGCGCAGACGCTGGCCTCCGAGCGGATCGCCGACGTGAATCTCGATTACGGCGTCGGCGGCTGGTGGCAGCACGACACGCGCATCCGCCTCGGCCGGGAGCGCGGCATCATGCGGCCGGGCACGGTCACGGTCGATGAGATGTACCTCACGGCGGAGGAGAAGCGCGCCGATCCGTTCTTTCAACACTTCATCGACCGGCACCGCCTCGGCAACCTCTGCGCCTATGTCGGGGCCGATCCGATGGACCGCCACACCCTGTCGTTCAGCGCCCCGCGCGATGTGCGCAAGGGGCCGTTCGAGGGCGCCGAGATCGAGCGGCTGGGCCTCGTCGGCCCGCACGTCATCCGTGCCTTCCGGCTGACGGCACTCGTCGGCGAGATGCGGCGCGAGGCGGAGGGGCTGACCTCGGCCCTGGAGCGGATGCGGGCCGGCATCGTCGTCCTCGATGCTCGCGGCCGGGTCCGTCTCGTCAGCCCCGTGGCGGAAAGGTTGGCGGCGGGCTACCTCGCCCTGCGCACCGGTGCCGAGCCGGAGGCCGCAGAGCCCGCCGACGGCGCGCGTTTCGACAGGTTCCTGGCGGATGCTCTGCCGGTGCGGATAGGGCCGCGGCAGGACACGATCCTCCTGCGCCGCCGGGGCGGCGGGCGCCCGCTCTATGTCGAGGCGCTCCCCTTGCGCGGGGCCGATCCGTTTCCGGTGGCCGGCGCCGGGCTCGGCGGCGGCGTGGTCCTGCTCCTGCGCGACCTGCTCGCGCCGAGCACGCGCCCGATCGAGCCGCTGCTGGAACAGCTCGGCCTCACCCGGGCCGAGGCGCGGGTCGCGGCGCTGGTCGGCCGGGGCGCGGCGCCGCGGGAGGTGGCCGAGCAACTCGCCGTCGGCGAGAGCACGGTCCGCAGCCAGCTCAAGGCGGTCTATGGCAAGCTGGCGATCCGTCGGCAGAGCGAGCTGGCGGTCTTCATCACCCGTCTCGACAGCCTCTGA
- the glyS gene encoding glycine--tRNA ligase subunit beta, translated as MPDLLLELRSEEIPARMQRRAAEDLKKLVTDALVERGFLYEGAKAFATPRRLALHVAGLPPRGEAVREERRGPRVGAPEAAVQGFLKSAGLASLDQATTVTDPKKGEFYLAVIERPGRETLDVLAEILPGIIKSFPWPKSMRWGAASAQPGSLRWVRPLQSIVATFGPETETPEVVPFSVDGITAGTVTSGHRFLAPAPFEVRRFDDYVQALERADVILDADRRKDIILHDARDLAFARGLDLVEDEGLLEEVAGLVERPVVLMGSFEERFLEIPAEAIRATIRANQKCFVLRKSGSDELAPAFVLVSNLIASDGGAAITAGNERVVRARLSDARFFWETDKATKLEDRLPKLDSIVFHEKLGTQGERVARIAALAQEIARLVGADPALAERAARLAKADLVTEMVGEFPELQGLMGRKYAALQGEHDSVAAAIEEHYKPVGPSDRVPTDLVSIAVALADKLDTLVGFWAIDEKPTGSKDPYALRRAALGVIRAVIERSLRLSLASLLAGRFATEGSARTADLLAFFADRLKVYLRDQGARHDLIDAVFALPGQDDLLLVVRRVEALGAFLSTDDGKNLLAGFKRAANILRIEEKKDGRAYDEAPDAALAASGEPEERALGEALAAARHEASAAVAAEDFAGAMRALSRLRAPVDAFFEKVTVNADDPALRQNRLLLLNALRAATREVADFSRIEG; from the coding sequence ATGCCTGACCTTCTGCTCGAACTCCGCTCCGAAGAGATCCCCGCGCGCATGCAGCGGCGTGCGGCCGAGGATCTGAAGAAGCTCGTCACCGACGCGCTGGTCGAGCGCGGTTTCCTCTACGAGGGCGCCAAGGCCTTCGCGACGCCGCGGCGGCTGGCGCTGCACGTCGCCGGGCTTCCCCCGCGCGGCGAGGCCGTGCGCGAGGAGCGGCGCGGCCCCCGCGTCGGCGCGCCGGAAGCCGCCGTGCAGGGCTTCCTGAAGAGCGCGGGGCTCGCGAGCCTCGATCAGGCCACCACGGTGACCGATCCGAAGAAGGGCGAGTTCTATCTCGCGGTGATCGAGCGGCCCGGCCGCGAGACGCTGGACGTGCTGGCCGAGATCCTGCCGGGTATCATCAAGAGCTTCCCCTGGCCGAAATCGATGCGCTGGGGCGCGGCCTCGGCCCAGCCCGGCTCCCTGCGCTGGGTACGCCCGCTGCAATCGATCGTCGCCACCTTCGGCCCCGAGACCGAGACGCCGGAGGTCGTGCCGTTCTCGGTCGACGGCATCACTGCGGGCACGGTCACGAGCGGCCACCGCTTCCTCGCGCCCGCGCCGTTCGAGGTGCGCCGCTTCGACGACTACGTCCAGGCGCTGGAGCGCGCCGACGTGATCCTCGACGCCGACCGGCGCAAGGACATCATCCTGCACGACGCCAGGGATCTCGCCTTCGCCCGCGGCCTCGACCTCGTGGAGGACGAGGGCCTGCTGGAGGAGGTGGCCGGGCTGGTGGAGCGGCCGGTGGTGCTGATGGGCTCGTTCGAGGAGCGCTTCCTGGAGATCCCGGCCGAGGCGATCCGGGCGACGATCCGCGCCAACCAGAAGTGCTTCGTGCTGCGCAAGTCCGGCTCGGACGAGCTGGCGCCGGCCTTCGTGCTGGTCTCGAACCTCATCGCCTCCGATGGCGGCGCGGCGATCACCGCCGGCAACGAGCGCGTGGTGCGGGCCCGGCTCTCGGACGCACGCTTCTTCTGGGAGACCGACAAGGCGACGAAGCTCGAGGACCGCCTCCCCAAGCTCGATTCGATCGTCTTCCACGAGAAGCTCGGCACGCAGGGTGAGCGCGTCGCCCGCATCGCCGCGCTGGCACAGGAAATCGCACGGCTGGTGGGGGCCGACCCGGCGCTTGCCGAGCGCGCGGCCCGGCTCGCCAAGGCCGACCTCGTCACCGAGATGGTCGGCGAATTTCCGGAATTGCAGGGCCTGATGGGCCGCAAGTATGCGGCGCTCCAGGGCGAGCACGACAGCGTCGCCGCGGCCATCGAGGAGCACTACAAGCCGGTGGGCCCGAGCGATCGCGTGCCGACCGACCTGGTCTCCATCGCCGTGGCTTTGGCCGACAAGCTCGATACGCTGGTGGGTTTTTGGGCGATCGACGAGAAGCCGACGGGGAGCAAGGATCCGTATGCGCTGCGGCGGGCGGCCCTCGGTGTGATCCGCGCCGTGATCGAGCGATCGCTGCGTCTGTCGCTGGCATCCCTTCTGGCGGGTCGCTTCGCAACCGAGGGGTCCGCCCGCACCGCGGACCTCCTCGCCTTCTTCGCCGACCGCCTCAAGGTCTACCTGCGCGACCAGGGCGCTCGGCACGACCTGATCGACGCGGTGTTCGCCCTGCCCGGCCAGGACGACCTCCTGCTCGTCGTCCGCCGTGTCGAGGCGTTGGGCGCGTTCCTCAGCACGGATGACGGGAAGAACCTGCTCGCCGGCTTCAAGCGCGCGGCCAACATCCTGCGCATCGAGGAGAAGAAGGACGGCCGCGCCTACGACGAGGCTCCCGATGCGGCGCTGGCCGCCTCCGGCGAGCCGGAGGAGCGGGCGCTCGGCGAGGCGCTGGCGGCGGCCCGCCACGAGGCCTCCGCGGCGGTGGCGGCCGAGGATTTCGCCGGGGCGATGCGGGCGCTCTCGCGGCTGCGGGCGCCGGTGGACGCCTTCTTCGAAAAGGTCACCGTCAACGCCGACGACCCGGCTCTGCGCCAGAACCGGCTGCTGCTCCTCAACGCGCTGCGCGCGGCCACCCGCGAGGTGGCCGACTTCTCGCGCATCGAGGGCTGA
- a CDS encoding methyltransferase, with protein MSAEPDAFLGGRLRLRQPPRGAHRAGTDAVLLARLLAPAPGATLYDLGAATGAVGLAAALLSEAGRVVLVERDPVLVALARQNASANGLDARVAVIEADILAPGAQRRAAGLEPDSADIVLTNPPFFEEGAHRPSLVPQKASAHSFVAGGLDLWLRTCADLLRPGGRLGLIHRADALPACLDALRGRFGDCAVRPIHGRADRPAIRVLIAAVKGSRAPFRLLPPLVLQDEAGRFTPEAEALHRGDPWPAP; from the coding sequence GTGAGCGCCGAGCCGGATGCCTTCCTCGGCGGTCGCCTGAGGCTGCGCCAGCCGCCCCGCGGCGCCCACCGCGCCGGCACAGACGCGGTGCTGCTCGCCCGCCTTCTGGCTCCCGCGCCGGGCGCCACGCTCTACGACCTCGGCGCGGCGACCGGCGCGGTCGGGCTGGCAGCAGCACTTCTCTCCGAGGCGGGCCGCGTGGTGCTGGTCGAGCGTGATCCCGTACTCGTCGCCCTCGCCCGGCAAAATGCCTCGGCGAACGGGCTCGACGCGCGTGTCGCGGTGATCGAGGCGGATATCCTCGCGCCGGGGGCGCAGCGCCGGGCGGCGGGCCTGGAGCCGGACAGCGCCGACATCGTGCTGACCAACCCACCCTTCTTCGAGGAGGGCGCACACCGCCCCTCCCTCGTCCCGCAAAAAGCCTCGGCACACAGCTTCGTGGCTGGCGGACTCGATCTGTGGCTGAGAACCTGCGCCGACCTGCTGCGCCCCGGCGGACGGCTCGGCCTGATTCACCGGGCGGATGCCCTGCCCGCCTGCCTCGACGCCCTGCGCGGGCGCTTCGGCGATTGCGCCGTCCGCCCAATTCATGGGCGGGCCGATCGACCGGCGATCCGCGTGCTGATCGCGGCGGTGAAGGGCAGCCGCGCCCCGTTTCGCCTGCTGCCGCCCCTGGTGCTTCAGGACGAGGCCGGGCGCTTCACGCCGGAAGCCGAGGCGCTGCATCGAGGTGACCCCTGGCCGGCGCCGTGA